TTCGACGAAGGGAAGCGGCAGAAAGACCAGCCCGACCATGTAATAATACGACACGTAATCCACCGTGCCCGGCAGGGGCTCGGCGATGAACTGGCTCAGGATGACATCGAGCGTGACGTGGACCATCATCAGGGCCGCCAGGGCAGTCGCAATATAGGTGATAATCCGCGACACCCTGCCAAGTCGTGCAATGACTGTTTCCATCACTATCTCTTCCCTGTCGTAAAAAGGGCCAATCCGCTTGGTCATACGCCACGGAAAACCGGTTTTCTCTTGCTCAGAAAGGCGTCGATGCCTTCGGCGTGATCCGCGCTCTTGATGATTTGCCCCTGAATGATGGCTTCTGTTTCAAGAAAGCTCTCCAGAGACGGTTGCATCGCGGCGCGCATCAGCCGCTTGGTACCGGCCAGGGCAAAGGTTGGCCCCGCGGCCAGGTCTGTCGCATAGTCCAGGGCCGCCCGGTCGAGGGCATCATCGGGATGAACCTGGCTTGCCAATCCCAGGCTCAGGGCTTCATCCGCCGGCACCATCCGCGCTGAGAAGGCAAGGTCCGTCGCACGTTGCCGACCGATCAGATTCTGAAGGAAAAACGCCGCGCCGCCATCGGGGGCCAGCCCGATCTTGCGAAAAACCTGACCGAATCTTGCCGTCTCGGAGAGCAGGATAACGTCGCAGGCGAGCGCCATGCTCAGACCGATCCCGACCGCCGGACCGCGCACCGCGGCAACCACAGGCTTCTCGCAATTGAATATGGAAAGGATCATCTGGTGCGCCCTGTACAAGCGCGCCCGATCACCCCAGACATCGTCCTTGCCCATGGTCGAAATATCCGCACCCGCACAAAAAGCGCGGCCCTCGGCCCGCAGTAATACGGCGCGAATCCGCGGGTCAGTTTGGATATCGCGAAACGCGTCCAGGAGTTCGACGCGCATGTCGAGGGTCAGCGCATTCAGCTTGTCGGGCCGGTTCAACGACACGACGGCCAGACCTTCTGAGTGTTCCACAGTGATATCGCTTGTCATGACCACCCCTCCCTTTGGCGAAGATTCGTCAGTCAGTGAACAGCGCCCGAGCAATCCCGTTCTTATGTATCTGGGTCGTTCCCCCGGTGATCGTCAGCATCCGCACATCCCTCACCATCCGCTCCAACGGAAGCGAACCGAAATAGCCGTAGCCACCGAACATCTGCATGGCGTCATGGGTGACGCGCTGTGCCATTTCGGTGGCCTGAACCTTGGCGATCGAAGACAATGTTGGATCGGGCTGGCCGCGGTCGATCAGCGACAGCGCCGTATAACACAACGACCGCGCGGCCTCGATCTGCACCTTCATGTCCGACATCATCCATTGCAGCCCCTGCATCTCGGACAGCGCCTTGCCGAATTGCCGGCGGGTCTTCATGTAGTCGCGTGCAAGGTCGAACGCCCCCTCGGCGACACCAAGCGCCAGTATCCCCATGCCGACGCGCGTGGCGTTATAGACACCCAGCGGGCGGACAAAGCCGCTGGAGTTGCCGGCCAGCCCTTCGGTCACGACGTTTTCGGACGGCACCCGCACATCGTCGAAATGGATCTCGCATTCGTTGCAGCCGCGCGCGCCCATCTTCTGTTCAAGAATATGGACCGAAACGCCGGGGCTTTTGCGGTGCACCAAAACGGTTCCGATGCCTCGCGCGCCTTTGCTTTCGCAGAACCGAGCATAGACCAGAAGGTAATCGGCCCTGTCGCCGAAAGTGGTAAAGATCTTGCCGCCGTTCAGCACAAACCCGTCCCCGTCCGGGCGCAGCGATGTCGTCACCGCGGTGGCGTCCGACCCGGCCTCGGGCTCGGACCAGGAGATCGCGCATTCGATCTCGCCCGCGGCGAAGCGGGGCAGGAAAGCCTGCTTCAACGCCTCGCTGCCGCAGGTGGCGATGATCCGGGGCGAGACGTTCTGATCGTGAACGATCAGCGCGGTATTGAAATCCACCTTGGCCAGTTCTTCGATCACGAGATAGCAATCCACCAGCGGCGTACCGCCACCGCCGTATTCTTCGGGAATGGTCATGCCCAGATAGCCAAGCGCGCCCAGGCGATGGTGGTTTTCCTCGGGGTAGATGCCGTCGCGGTCCCAGCGTGCGGCGCGGTCCCGGAATTCCCCGAGCGCCAGTTTGCGCGCGGCATCCTTGAGAGCGACCTGTTCTGTCGTTAGCAACGAGGGATGCATCCGCCCTACCCCCGCCGCTGGTCGAAGCTGTGGCCATAGACCATGGCGGCGATCGTATTGCGCAGGATTTCGACGGTGCCACCGCCAAGCGCGAAGCCGCGCGCGTCACGCACCATACGTTCCAGCGGGTATTCGCGCGTGTAACCATTGTGACCGTGGATCTGCAGCGCTTCGTTCGTGACCCTCTGCGCCATTTCGTTGGCGTAAAGCTTGGCCATGGTCGCATCCATCGGATCGGGAAAGCCGTTCGGCGCGGGGTTGGTCGCGGCCCGATAGACCATCAGACGCGCAGCATGGATCTGTGTGGCCATGTCGGCGATTTTCCATTGCAGGCCCTGGAATTCCTTGATCGGGCGCCCGAACTGATGGCGAATCTCGGAATACGACTTTGCAGCATCGAAAGCGCCCTGCGCCAGCCCCACGCACATCGCTGCGTTGCCCACCCGCTCGGGTCCGAAACTGCTCATCAACAGCGCGAAGGAGCGCGAGCTTTCCGGGTCCCCTTCGACCAGCACATCCTCGGGACCGGCCTTGTAGTTTTCAAGGATAATCTCGGCCTCGGTCAGCCCCCGGCCACCCATCTTCAGCGATATGTGGCCGATCCGCGCGCCCGGCTTCTTCAGATCGACGACAAAGGCACCAATCCCCTTCGCCCCGCTGGCCTTGCCGAAACGGCAGAAGACCAGCGCATAATCGGCCACATGGGCGCCCGTGGACCAGCATTTGTTGCCATTCAGCACCCATCCGTCGCCGTCCCTTGTGGCCGTGGTGCGCAGGTCTGTCACCGCCGACCCCGCCTCTGGCTCGCTGATGGCGATTGCGATGAATTTCTTGCCGGCCGCCATGTCTGGCAGGAACCGCTTTTTCTGCTCGTCGCTGCCCAGAACGCTGATTGCCCGGGATGGGCCGTTCAGGTAGAGTTGCGAGACCAGCGCCGTGTTGAAACAGACCCGCGCCATTTCTTCCAGAAACACCGTGCCCTGGATCACTGGCGCGCCGGAGCCGCCGTATTCTTCAGGGATGAACATTCCCAGATAGCCAAGTTCGGCCAGCTTGTCGCGGTTCGCGGCTGGAAACTCTTCGGCTTCGTCCCAATGGGCGGCCCTGGGAGCAAACTCGCGCTCAGCCAGCTTGCGTGCCTCGTTGCGAAA
The nucleotide sequence above comes from Sagittula sp. P11. Encoded proteins:
- a CDS encoding enoyl-CoA hydratase/isomerase family protein encodes the protein MTSDITVEHSEGLAVVSLNRPDKLNALTLDMRVELLDAFRDIQTDPRIRAVLLRAEGRAFCAGADISTMGKDDVWGDRARLYRAHQMILSIFNCEKPVVAAVRGPAVGIGLSMALACDVILLSETARFGQVFRKIGLAPDGGAAFFLQNLIGRQRATDLAFSARMVPADEALSLGLASQVHPDDALDRAALDYATDLAAGPTFALAGTKRLMRAAMQPSLESFLETEAIIQGQIIKSADHAEGIDAFLSKRKPVFRGV
- a CDS encoding acyl-CoA dehydrogenase family protein yields the protein MLTTEQVALKDAARKLALGEFRDRAARWDRDGIYPEENHHRLGALGYLGMTIPEEYGGGGTPLVDCYLVIEELAKVDFNTALIVHDQNVSPRIIATCGSEALKQAFLPRFAAGEIECAISWSEPEAGSDATAVTTSLRPDGDGFVLNGGKIFTTFGDRADYLLVYARFCESKGARGIGTVLVHRKSPGVSVHILEQKMGARGCNECEIHFDDVRVPSENVVTEGLAGNSSGFVRPLGVYNATRVGMGILALGVAEGAFDLARDYMKTRRQFGKALSEMQGLQWMMSDMKVQIEAARSLCYTALSLIDRGQPDPTLSSIAKVQATEMAQRVTHDAMQMFGGYGYFGSLPLERMVRDVRMLTITGGTTQIHKNGIARALFTD
- a CDS encoding acyl-CoA dehydrogenase family protein gives rise to the protein MFKLDPELEDFRNEARKLAEREFAPRAAHWDEAEEFPAANRDKLAELGYLGMFIPEEYGGSGAPVIQGTVFLEEMARVCFNTALVSQLYLNGPSRAISVLGSDEQKKRFLPDMAAGKKFIAIAISEPEAGSAVTDLRTTATRDGDGWVLNGNKCWSTGAHVADYALVFCRFGKASGAKGIGAFVVDLKKPGARIGHISLKMGGRGLTEAEIILENYKAGPEDVLVEGDPESSRSFALLMSSFGPERVGNAAMCVGLAQGAFDAAKSYSEIRHQFGRPIKEFQGLQWKIADMATQIHAARLMVYRAATNPAPNGFPDPMDATMAKLYANEMAQRVTNEALQIHGHNGYTREYPLERMVRDARGFALGGGTVEILRNTIAAMVYGHSFDQRRG